One window from the genome of bacterium encodes:
- a CDS encoding BlaI family transcriptional regulator has protein sequence MPEPRFTNRELDIMSVLWELGEATVAEVRDALGEDIAYTTVQTQLRLLELKGAVAHRKEGRQYVHRAKVAPEAAGKGLLDRILRRIYQDSPLKLMTHLVSDLDIPEDELRAMRDLLEERLRKQREE, from the coding sequence ATGCCGGAGCCGCGATTCACCAACCGCGAGCTGGACATCATGAGCGTGCTGTGGGAGCTGGGCGAGGCGACCGTGGCCGAGGTGCGCGATGCGCTGGGCGAGGACATCGCCTACACCACGGTCCAGACGCAGCTCCGATTGCTCGAGCTGAAGGGCGCGGTCGCGCACCGCAAGGAAGGGCGCCAGTACGTCCACCGCGCGAAGGTCGCGCCCGAGGCCGCAGGTAAGGGCCTACTGGACCGCATCCTCCGCCGCATCTACCAGGACTCGCCGCTCAAGCTCATGACCCACCTGGTCTCGGACCTCGACATCCCCGAGGACGAACTCCGCGCGATGCGCGACCTGCTCGAGGAGCGCTTGCGGAAGCAACGCGAGGAATGA